A segment of the Bordetella flabilis genome:
GTATGCGGCCGAAGGTGGGCTTGTAGCCGACGACACCGCAATAGGCCGCCGGACGTATCATCGAGCCGCCGGTCTGCGTGCCCAACGCCAACTCCACCATCCCCGCGGCCACCGCCGCGGCCGAGCCGCTGGACGATCCGCCGGGGGTATGCGTGGGCCGATGCGGATTGCGAGTGGGCCCGGGTGTCGTAAAGGCGAACTCGGCGGTCACGGTTTTTCCCAGCGGAATGGCGCCGGCCCCGCGCAGCTGGGCGACGCATGCGCTGTCGAAGGCCCTGGGTTCCGCATCCATGGCCAATGCGCCGCAGCGCGTCGGCATGCCGGCGACATCGATAATATCCTTGACGCCGAAGGCTACGCCCGCGAGGACGCCGGGTCGCCGCACGCTGGCCTCCGGCGCCGCCTCGGGCAACCAGGCCCAGGCCTGGATGTCGGCATCGCGTGTTGCGATTTCCCGCAGCACGTCGCCCGGGTCGCGATCGGCGAACAGCGGCGTGCGGGGAAGGGATTCCGGAGAAGAGGCTGCGGTGTGCGTCATTGCGTGGACAGGTGAACGGCACGCCGGCGTTGCGCCACTATTGCCGGCGCGCCGGCGCCGGACTATTGGAGGGTGATGTGCTTCTGCGCGATCAGGCCGCCCCACCGCCTGCTTTCGTCGGCGATGAAGGCCTTGAAGTCGGCCGGGGTGCCGCCGGCGACTTCCGCGCCCTGGGATTCCACCGTACGCTTGTAGTCCGGGTCCTGCAACACTCGGTTGATGTTGTCGTTCAACATACGGACGATGGCGTCGGGCGTGCCAGCCGGTGCGATGACGCCGAACCAGTTCGACACGACCATATCGGCCACGCCCGCTTCGCGGAAAGTCGGGACATCGGGCAACGCGGCCAGGCGCTTCTCCGAAGCAACCGCGAGCAGGCGCAGGCGTGGCGCGTCGCCCTCGGCATAGGGCATGAAAAGGCTGGCCAGTTCGATGTAGAAATCGACATTGCCCGCCATCAGGTCGTTGACCGCTGGCGCGCCGCCCCGGTACGGCACGTGGGTGGCGTTGATGCCCACACTGCTCTTGAACAACTCCGTCGTCAGATGGGACGCGCCGCCCGCGCCGGTCGAGGCATAGTTGAGCTTGTCCGGGTTGGCCCTGGCCGTCTTGATCAACTCGTCCAGGTCCTTGTAGGGAGAATTCCGGTTCACCCCCAGCACCATCGCGCCCCGCTCGATCAGTACGACTGGCTGGATATCCTTGTCCGGATCGAAACCCAGGTTGCCGGCGTAAAGCGCCTTGTTGACCGACAGCGGCGCGAAATTGCCCAGGCCGATCGTATAGCCATCGGGTTGCGCCCGCGTGATCTGAGCCGTACCGATGTTGCCGCTGGCGCCGGGCTTGTTCTCCACCACCACGGGCACTTTCAGCAGATCGCCGAGCTTTTGCGCCAGTTGGCGCGAACGCGTGTCCGAGCTGCCGCCCGCGGCGTACGGCACGATGAAGGTGATGGGCTTGTTCGGATAGGCTTGCTGGGCGCCGGCCGGGATGGATAAGACGGCCGCCAATGTGGCGAAGGCGACGGCGCAAAGCCTGGCGGGTGCGGATTTACGTCGAGATCCGTGCATGGAGTTCCCCTTGGAAGATGCGTGGCCTTGCCACGGTCATCGGATCAGTCATTCTAGGAACCGGCGAATTATGTTGTCTAATACTAAGTTGACGATCGAATTGATATTCTGGACGACCTAATGATGATCGACAACCGCTTGCTGCAGGCGTTCGCCATGGTCGCGGAGGAACTGCATTTCGGGCGAGCGGCGCAGCGACTGCATATCAGCCAGCCGCCACTCAGCCAGAGCATACGCAGGCTGGAGGAAACCCTGGGCGTCACGCTG
Coding sequences within it:
- a CDS encoding Bug family tripartite tricarboxylate transporter substrate binding protein → MHGSRRKSAPARLCAVAFATLAAVLSIPAGAQQAYPNKPITFIVPYAAGGSSDTRSRQLAQKLGDLLKVPVVVENKPGASGNIGTAQITRAQPDGYTIGLGNFAPLSVNKALYAGNLGFDPDKDIQPVVLIERGAMVLGVNRNSPYKDLDELIKTARANPDKLNYASTGAGGASHLTTELFKSSVGINATHVPYRGGAPAVNDLMAGNVDFYIELASLFMPYAEGDAPRLRLLAVASEKRLAALPDVPTFREAGVADMVVSNWFGVIAPAGTPDAIVRMLNDNINRVLQDPDYKRTVESQGAEVAGGTPADFKAFIADESRRWGGLIAQKHITLQ